A stretch of Elgaria multicarinata webbii isolate HBS135686 ecotype San Diego chromosome 5, rElgMul1.1.pri, whole genome shotgun sequence DNA encodes these proteins:
- the CCT8 gene encoding T-complex protein 1 subunit theta isoform X1 encodes MAMHVPKAPGFAQMLKEGAKHYSGLEEAVFRNIQACKELAQTTRTAYGPNGMNKMVINHLEKLFVTNDAATILRELEVQHPAAKMIVMASHMQEQEVGDGTNFVLVFAGALLEHAEELLRMGLSVSEVIEGYEKACKKALEILPDLVCCSAKNLRDVEEVASLLQTSIMSKQCGSEIFLTKLIAQACVSVFPESGHFNVDNIRVCKILGSGICASTVLHGMVFKKETEGDVTSIKDAKIAVYSCPFDGMITETKGTVLIKNAEELMNFSKGEENLMELQVKTIADAGANVIVTGGKVADMALHYANKYNLMLIRLNSKWDLRRLCKTVGATALPRLTPPNPEEMGYCDSVYLSEVGETQVVVFKHEKEDGAISTIVIRGSTDNLMDDVERAVDDGVNTFKVLTRDKRLVPGGGATEIELAKQITSYGETCPGLDQYAIKKFAEAFEAIPRALAENSGIKANELISKLYAVHQEGNKNVGFDIEAEAAAVKDMLEGGVLDTHLGKYWGIKLATNAAVTVLRVDQIIMAKAAGGPKAPKAPEHWDKDDWKDGPEQ; translated from the exons ATGGCGATGCACGTCCCCAAGGCCCCGGGCTTCGCCCAGATGCTGAAGGAAGGAGCGAAG CATTATTCAGGATTGGAAGAAGCTGTCTTTCGAAACATTCAGGCATGTAAAGAGCTTGCCCAAACAACTCGCACAGCCTATGGACCAAATG gaatGAATAAAATGGTTATAAACCATTTGGAAAAGCTTTTTGTTACTAATGATGCGGCTACCATACTAAGAGAATTGGAG GTTCAGCATCCTGCAGCAAAAATGATTGTCATGGCTTCTCACATGCAAGAGCAAGAAGTTGGGGATGGAACAAATTTTGTTCTCGTTTTTGCTGGAGCCCTTCTGGAGCACGCGGAGGAACTTCTAAGAATGGGTCTTTCTGTTTCAGAg GTAATTGAAGGCTATGAAAAAGCTTGCAAGAAAGCCCTAGAGATTCTACCTGATCTTGTGTGCTGCTCTGCAAAAAACCTTCGGGATGTTGAAGAAGTTGCATCTTTGCTGCAAACTTCAATAATGAGTAAACAATGTGGCAGTGAAATCTTTCTAACTAAGCTTATTGCTCAGGCATGTG TATCTGTTTTTCCTGAATCGGGCCACTTCAATGTCGACAACATCAGAGTGTGCAAGATCTTA GGTTCTGGCATTTGTGCATCTACAGTATTGCATggcatggtttttaaaaaagaaacggaAGGTGATGTTACTTCTATCAAAGATGCTAAAATAGCTGTGTATTCTTGTCCTTTTGATGGTATGATAACAGAAACTAAG GGAACTGTACTGATAAAGAATGCTGAAGAACTGATGAATTTCAGCAAAGGAGAGGAAAACTTAATGGAGTTACAAGTCAAGACCATTGCTGATGCTGGTGCAAATGTTATAGTAACAGGTGGAAAAGTGGCAGACATGGCCCTTCATTATGCTAACAAATACAATCTTATGCTGATAAG gctaAATTCTAAATGGGATCTCAGGAGACTGTGTAAAACAGTTGGTGCTACAGCTCTCCCCAGACTG ACACCACCCAATCCAGAAgaaatgggttactgtgacagtGTGTACTTGTCAGAAGTTGGGGAAACACAAGTAGTTGTATTTAAACATG AAAAGGAAGATGGTGCTATTTCTACAATAGTAATTCGTGGCTCTACAGACAATCTCATGGATGATGTAGAGAGAGCAGTGGATGATGGTGTCAACACTTTCAAAGTACTCACTCGG GATAAGCGCCTTGTTCCAGGTGGTGGAGCAACAGAAATAGAGTTGGCTAAGCAGATCACTTCATATGGAGAG ACTTGTCCAGGTCTTGATCAGTATGCTATCAAAAAATTTGCTGAGGCATTTGAAGCCATTCCTCGAGCACTGGCTGAAAATTCTGGAATTAAGGCAAATGAACTTATTTCTAAGCTCTATGCAGTACATCAAGAAGGCAACAAAAATGTTGGGTTTGATATTGAG GCTGAAGCAGCAGCTGTGAAAGATATGTTGGAAGGGGGTGTACTAGATACACATCTTGGGAAATACTGGGGCATCAAGTTGGCCACAAATGCTGCAGTAACTGTACTAAGAGTTGATCAG ATTATTATGGCAAAAGCAGCAGGTGGTCCAAAAGCTCCCAAAGCACCAGAACACTGGGACAAGGATGACTGGAAAGATGGCCCTGAACAGTAG
- the CCT8 gene encoding T-complex protein 1 subunit theta isoform X2, with the protein MAMHVPKAPGFAQMLKEGAKHYSGLEEAVFRNIQACKELAQTTRTAYGPNGMNKMVINHLEKLFVTNDAATILRELEVQHPAAKMIVMASHMQEQEVGDGTNFVLVFAGALLEHAEELLRMGLSVSEVIEGYEKACKKALEILPDLVCCSAKNLRDVEEVASLLQTSIMSKQCGSEIFLTKLIAQACVSVFPESGHFNVDNIRVCKILGSGICASTVLHGMVFKKETEGDVTSIKDAKIAVYSCPFDGMITETKGTVLIKNAEELMNFSKGEENLMELQVKTIADAGANVIVTGGKVADMALHYANKYNLMLIRLNSKWDLRRLCKTVGATALPRLTPPNPEEMGYCDSVYLSEVGETQVVVFKHEKEDGAISTIVIRGSTDNLMDDVERAVDDGVNTFKVLTRDKRLVPGGGATEIELAKQITSYGETCPGLDQYAIKKFAEAFEAIPRALAENSGIKANELISKLYAVHQEGNKNVGFDIEAEAAAVKDMLEGGVLDTHLGKYWGIKLATNAAVTVLRVDQIIMAKPAGGPKPPSGKKDLDDDHSD; encoded by the exons ATGGCGATGCACGTCCCCAAGGCCCCGGGCTTCGCCCAGATGCTGAAGGAAGGAGCGAAG CATTATTCAGGATTGGAAGAAGCTGTCTTTCGAAACATTCAGGCATGTAAAGAGCTTGCCCAAACAACTCGCACAGCCTATGGACCAAATG gaatGAATAAAATGGTTATAAACCATTTGGAAAAGCTTTTTGTTACTAATGATGCGGCTACCATACTAAGAGAATTGGAG GTTCAGCATCCTGCAGCAAAAATGATTGTCATGGCTTCTCACATGCAAGAGCAAGAAGTTGGGGATGGAACAAATTTTGTTCTCGTTTTTGCTGGAGCCCTTCTGGAGCACGCGGAGGAACTTCTAAGAATGGGTCTTTCTGTTTCAGAg GTAATTGAAGGCTATGAAAAAGCTTGCAAGAAAGCCCTAGAGATTCTACCTGATCTTGTGTGCTGCTCTGCAAAAAACCTTCGGGATGTTGAAGAAGTTGCATCTTTGCTGCAAACTTCAATAATGAGTAAACAATGTGGCAGTGAAATCTTTCTAACTAAGCTTATTGCTCAGGCATGTG TATCTGTTTTTCCTGAATCGGGCCACTTCAATGTCGACAACATCAGAGTGTGCAAGATCTTA GGTTCTGGCATTTGTGCATCTACAGTATTGCATggcatggtttttaaaaaagaaacggaAGGTGATGTTACTTCTATCAAAGATGCTAAAATAGCTGTGTATTCTTGTCCTTTTGATGGTATGATAACAGAAACTAAG GGAACTGTACTGATAAAGAATGCTGAAGAACTGATGAATTTCAGCAAAGGAGAGGAAAACTTAATGGAGTTACAAGTCAAGACCATTGCTGATGCTGGTGCAAATGTTATAGTAACAGGTGGAAAAGTGGCAGACATGGCCCTTCATTATGCTAACAAATACAATCTTATGCTGATAAG gctaAATTCTAAATGGGATCTCAGGAGACTGTGTAAAACAGTTGGTGCTACAGCTCTCCCCAGACTG ACACCACCCAATCCAGAAgaaatgggttactgtgacagtGTGTACTTGTCAGAAGTTGGGGAAACACAAGTAGTTGTATTTAAACATG AAAAGGAAGATGGTGCTATTTCTACAATAGTAATTCGTGGCTCTACAGACAATCTCATGGATGATGTAGAGAGAGCAGTGGATGATGGTGTCAACACTTTCAAAGTACTCACTCGG GATAAGCGCCTTGTTCCAGGTGGTGGAGCAACAGAAATAGAGTTGGCTAAGCAGATCACTTCATATGGAGAG ACTTGTCCAGGTCTTGATCAGTATGCTATCAAAAAATTTGCTGAGGCATTTGAAGCCATTCCTCGAGCACTGGCTGAAAATTCTGGAATTAAGGCAAATGAACTTATTTCTAAGCTCTATGCAGTACATCAAGAAGGCAACAAAAATGTTGGGTTTGATATTGAG GCTGAAGCAGCAGCTGTGAAAGATATGTTGGAAGGGGGTGTACTAGATACACATCTTGGGAAATACTGGGGCATCAAGTTGGCCACAAATGCTGCAGTAACTGTACTAAGAGTTGATCAG ATCATCATGGCAAAACCAGCTGGTGGCCCCAAACCACCATCAGGAAAGAAGGACTTGGATGATGACCACAGTGATTGA